A single Rhipicephalus sanguineus isolate Rsan-2018 unplaced genomic scaffold, BIME_Rsan_1.4 Seq4705, whole genome shotgun sequence DNA region contains:
- the LOC125756687 gene encoding D-2-hydroxyglutarate dehydrogenase, mitochondrial-like, with translation MQVLADGTVLDTMQTLRKDNTGLDLKQLFIGSEGILGVITRVAIQCVPRPSSICVAFLGCPSFESTLQTFQQARQQLPEFLSSFEVMDAESMRCVRDNLHLRLPLDGEHPFYLLIEVA, from the exons ATGCAGGTTCTCGCAGATGGCACTGTGCTGGACACCATGCAGACATTACGCAAGGACAACACGGGCCTGGACCTGAAGCAGCTGTTTATTGGCTCTGAAGGCATCCTAGGTGTAATCACACGCGTTGCCATCCAGTGCGTGCCCCGCCCGTCTTCCATCTGCGTTGCTTTTCTAG GCTGCCCTAGCTTCGAGTCCACACTGCAGACTTTCCAGCAAGCGCGGCAGCAGTTGCCCGAGTTTCTTTCATCCTTCGAGGTGATGGACGCCGAATCAATGCGCTGCGTTCGAGACAACCTGCACCTTCGACTGCCCTTGGATGGGGAACACCCCTTCTACCTTTTGATCGAAGTTGCCG